In one Candidatus Absconditicoccus praedator genomic region, the following are encoded:
- a CDS encoding glycosyltransferase: MKIAFVHDWIINIGGAENVFFDIVKKELDKTKSDNIKIFTLFSNKKEVTINNITIPIISIISNDFILNKVGYRNLMPFFSILIKLLGYKIKKFNPDKTVISSFAIAKNIGEQKYSELYLHSPNQYIRSHYNEYLEKFGLFKKTLYKITSCILRKQDKKHTKFNKIYFNSKYTKSLAAKIYGIQGKVKYPKIDEKFINTLPANTIDNYYIFLGRTVRFVKELDKIVDLFSQLNENLLIVGNGPDKEYIKSISTQNIFFIEYVDNIEEKIKILSKSKGLINITKESFGIVTAESLALGVPVFGYNDGATPELVDKRSGILVQDKQRKTLLKQFQNFSNKNFDRGKIKSNFLEKYKKDYLDNI; encoded by the coding sequence ATGAAAATAGCATTTGTACATGACTGGATTATTAATATTTGATGAGCAGAAAATGTTTTTTTTGATATTGTTAAAAAAGAGCTAGATAAAACAAAAAGCGATAATATTAAAATATTTACTTTATTTTCAAACAAAAAAGAAGTAACTATAAACAACATAACTATTCCTATCATAAGCATAATTTCAAATGATTTTATACTTAATAAAGTATGATATCGCAATCTAATGCCTTTTTTTTCGATACTTATAAAACTTCTTTGATACAAAATAAAAAAATTCAATCCTGACAAAACTGTTATTTCATCATTTGCGATTGCAAAAAATATATGAGAACAAAAGTATTCAGAATTATATCTTCACTCACCAAATCAGTATATACGATCTCACTATAATGAATATCTGGAAAAATTTTGATTATTTAAAAAAACTTTATATAAAATAACTTCCTGTATACTTAGAAAACAAGACAAAAAACATACTAAGTTCAATAAAATATATTTCAATAGCAAATACACAAAATCTCTTGCAGCAAAAATTTATTGAATACAATGAAAAGTAAAGTATCCAAAAATTGATGAAAAATTTATCAACACTCTTCCTGCCAATACAATAGATAATTACTATATTTTTCTTGGAAGAACTGTAAGATTTGTAAAAGAGTTAGACAAAATAGTGGACCTTTTTTCTCAATTAAATGAGAACCTTTTAATAGTTTGAAATTGACCTGATAAAGAATATATAAAAAGTATATCAACACAAAATATTTTCTTTATAGAATATGTTGATAATATTGAAGAAAAAATAAAAATACTTTCAAAATCAAAATGATTGATCAACATCACCAAAGAAAGTTTCTGAATAGTTACTGCAGAATCTCTTGCTTTAGGAGTTCCAGTATTTGGATATAATGATTGAGCTACTCCCGAGTTAGTTGATAAACGAAGTTGAATACTGGTACAAGACAAACAAAGAAAAACGCTATTAAAACAATTTCAAAACTTTTCCAACAAAAATTTTGATAGATGAAAAATTAAATCAAACTTTTTAGAAAAATATAAAAAAGACTATTTAGACAACATTTAA
- a CDS encoding IS1595 family transposase → MKLFCEDLTASTTSNLLNIERKTVNRWYKYFREVIYNHSKETDLEIRGGVVEIDESYFGARRVRGKRGRGASGKIKVLGLLKREGEVYVRIVPDCSAETLIPIIRDKVSLENSKINTDYWKSYDGLVDLGYKKHYRVIHSNNEFARGKQHINGIESFRSYCKRRLAKFNGIKKEYYDIYLKECEWRFNYGLLKQNKYKQLMKLCKNFTSSLD, encoded by the coding sequence ATGAAGCTATTTTGTGAAGATTTGACTGCTTCAACAACAAGTAATTTATTAAATATTGAAAGAAAAACAGTAAATAGGTGGTATAAATACTTTAGAGAAGTAATATACAACCATAGTAAAGAAACAGATTTAGAGATACGATGATGAGTAGTAGAGATAGATGAGAGCTACTTTGGAGCTAGAAGAGTTAGGTGAAAAAGATGACGTTGAGCTAGTTGAAAAATTAAAGTTTTATGACTATTGAAGAGAGAGTGAGAAGTTTATGTGCGTATAGTTCCTGATTGTTCAGCAGAAACTTTAATACCAATTATAAGAGATAAAGTAAGTTTAGAGAACAGCAAGATAAACACAGACTACTGGAAAAGTTATGATTGATTAGTAGACTTATGATACAAGAAACACTATAGAGTTATACATAGTAATAATGAGTTTGCTAGATGAAAACAACATATAAATTGAATAGAAAGTTTTCGAAGCTATTGTAAAAGAAGATTGGCTAAATTTAACTGAATCAAAAAGGAATATTATGATATATACCTAAAAGAATGTGAATGGAGATTTAATTATTGATTATTGAAACAAAATAAATATAAACAACTAATGAAATTATGTAAAAATTTTACTTCTTCTTTAGACTAA
- a CDS encoding S1C family serine protease, with product MKIKIIVITFCVALLVNMIFWGGIWYFYFEDQDIGEDSETLIKQEVTSDLEQTLINSIDYAGESVVSIVATRELDTFYEDPFDFFGGQMEQERQEIGGGSGIIVSEDGYIMTNEHVISEAGGASTDFSIVTRDGREYEVENIWFDPVLDIAILRVEDEDGQPPSDIVPADFIPGDEVVEIGQFAIAIGNALSEFQDSATFGIISGKGRDLEDVPADSLYVGLYQTDAPINPGNSGGPLLDLSGNVIGVNTAMSAIGQGIGFSIPVNEDFLDSTLDMVIEDGQIQRPFLGVAHTNLNRGMAKRLDIDHYQGVFIEEVVSGHPADEAGLSQGDIITHIDGYEVGVGDPFLYNLFTYKPGEQVELTVISDGEEKTIDVVLGSR from the coding sequence ATGAAAATAAAAATAATTGTTATAACTTTTTGTGTGGCTTTGTTGGTTAATATGATCTTTTGGGGTTGAATTTGGTATTTTTATTTTGAAGATCAAGATATAGGTGAAGATTCAGAAACTTTGATAAAACAAGAAGTAACTTCAGATTTAGAGCAAACTTTAATTAATTCAATAGACTATGCAGGTGAGTCTGTTGTAAGTATTGTAGCAACCAGAGAACTTGATACCTTTTATGAAGATCCTTTTGATTTTTTCTGAGGTCAGATGGAACAGGAAAGGCAAGAAATTTGAGGTTGAAGTTGAATTATTGTATCTGAAGATGGATATATAATGACAAATGAGCATGTGATAAGTGAAGCTTGATGAGCTTCTACAGACTTTAGTATAGTAACAAGAGATTGAAGAGAGTATGAGGTAGAAAACATCTGGTTTGATCCTGTACTTGATATCGCTATTTTAAGAGTAGAAGACGAAGATTGACAGCCTCCTAGTGATATTGTTCCTGCTGATTTTATTCCATGAGATGAAGTAGTAGAAATTTGACAATTTGCTATTGCTATATGAAATGCTTTATCAGAATTTCAGGATAGTGCTACATTTTGAATAATTAGTTGAAAATGAAGAGATTTGGAGGATGTACCTGCAGATAGTTTGTATGTAGGTCTTTATCAAACCGATGCTCCAATAAATCCTTGAAATAGTGGTTGACCATTATTGGACTTGAGTGGTAATGTTATTTGAGTAAATACAGCAATGAGTGCTATATGACAGTGAATAGGTTTTAGTATTCCTGTAAACGAGGATTTTCTTGATTCTACGCTTGATATGGTCATTGAAGACTGACAAATACAAAGACCATTTCTTTGAGTAGCTCACACCAATTTGAATAGATGAATGGCAAAAAGATTAGATATAGATCATTATCAAGGAGTTTTTATAGAAGAAGTAGTTTCATGACATCCAGCAGATGAAGCTTGACTTTCCCAGTGAGATATAATAACCCATATAGATTGATATGAGGTTTGAGTATGAGACCCTTTCTTGTATAATCTTTTTACATACAAACCAGGTGAACAGGTTGAACTTACTGTGATTTCAGATTGAGAAGAAAAAACAATCGATGTTGTGCTTGGTAGTAGGTAA
- a CDS encoding tetratricopeptide repeat protein, whose protein sequence is MSYIDPKTLEQINNLKQSYKYKEALDLVNKILVKDPNNEEALLEVADIMYMEGNLEKAEKPIDYMLNSGKNTSMGLYVKGVLEMEKTNWNKARKFLKASLKLNEEDNPEILRCYGLCEYWVGNRQKGLTFLFSAFEQSNQLDAEVIYNLVEVNMLEHNYQDVKYYIDHFYKNRDKLNCFEKDVSYYDEKISLFHSYLENIIK, encoded by the coding sequence ATGTCTTATATAGATCCCAAAACATTAGAGCAGATAAATAATTTGAAGCAATCTTATAAATACAAAGAAGCCCTTGATTTAGTAAATAAAATTTTAGTAAAAGATCCGAATAATGAAGAAGCTTTGTTGGAGGTAGCAGATATTATGTATATGGAAGGTAACTTAGAGAAGGCAGAAAAACCAATAGATTATATGCTAAATTCTTGAAAAAATACAAGTATGTGATTGTATGTGAAGTGAGTTTTGGAGATGGAAAAAACAAACTGGAATAAAGCTAGAAAATTTTTGAAAGCTTCTTTAAAACTTAATGAAGAAGATAATCCTGAAATATTAAGATGTTATGGTTTGTGTGAGTATTGGGTAGGAAATAGGCAAAAATGACTTACTTTTTTGTTTTCTGCTTTTGAGCAATCTAACCAGCTGGATGCGGAAGTGATCTATAACCTTGTAGAGGTAAATATGTTGGAGCACAATTATCAAGATGTGAAATATTATATAGATCATTTTTATAAAAATCGTGATAAATTAAATTGTTTTGAAAAGGATGTTTCTTATTATGATGAAAAAATCTCTCTTTTTCATTCTTATTTAGAAAATATTATTAAGTAA
- a CDS encoding fibrobacter succinogenes major paralogous domain-containing protein, with amino-acid sequence MKKTFLFFSFLFFLAILGCDLEDKADKNLEKNKNTLKVGDNEYEVVKKSDGNYRTKDNISHIPEGNTSNDTWCYNDNKDECDKYGRLYSYNAAKEACKYIGDGWELPSDNDWQQLEMKMGCDEEELGMDVMGEVGCDISENEETNWRCEDLSWDNENDVGLNGKVLELPGYRMPMGETHFLGKIGYWWSSTTQKNPQTGEDFVWTRSLEKDNNSFIRNLKSKEYGLSVRCIRKTD; translated from the coding sequence ATGAAAAAAACTTTTTTATTTTTTTCGTTTTTGTTTTTTTTAGCAATTTTATGATGTGATCTAGAGGATAAAGCGGATAAAAATCTTGAAAAAAATAAAAATACTTTGAAAGTATGAGATAATGAGTATGAGGTAGTTAAAAAATCTGATTGAAATTATCGAACTAAAGATAATATATCTCATATTCCAGAATGAAACACTTCTAATGATACCTGGTGTTATAACGATAATAAGGATGAATGTGATAAGTATTGAAGATTATATTCTTATAACGCAGCTAAAGAAGCTTGCAAATATATAGGAGATGGTTGGGAGTTGCCTTCTGATAATGATTGGCAGCAATTAGAGATGAAAATGTGATGTGATGAAGAAGAGCTGGGAATGGATGTAATGTGAGAAGTTTGATGTGATATTTCAGAAAATGAAGAAACTAATTGGAGGTGTGAAGACTTGTCTTGGGATAATGAAAATGATGTTTGACTTAATTGAAAGGTTCTGGAGCTTCCAGGTTATCGTATGCCTATGTGAGAAACACATTTTCTGGGTAAAATTTGATATTGGTGGAGTTCTACAACTCAAAAAAATCCTCAAACTTGAGAGGATTTTGTGTGGACTCGTTCTTTAGAAAAAGATAATAATTCTTTTATTCGTAATTTAAAATCCAAAGAATATTGATTGTCTGTTAGGTGTATTAGAAAAACAGACTAA
- a CDS encoding pilin, with amino-acid sequence MNFFKNLLIKFLIKTFLIIFFIGGYTLAEDGINLDSDCLIHGQCSMDTYELLNIRDGEEANPTGFVNDIITGATMFIGVLVTITLVVSGFLFILAGGDEKMAERGKSGAKYSLIGLLLVIFSYTIIRAIQFLAAG; translated from the coding sequence ATGAATTTTTTTAAAAATTTGTTAATTAAATTTCTAATAAAAACTTTTTTAATAATCTTTTTTATATGATGATATACACTAGCAGAGGACTGAATAAATTTAGATAGTGATTGCCTAATTCACTGACAGTGCTCTATGGACACATATGAGCTTTTAAATATTAGAGACTGAGAAGAGGCAAATCCTACATGATTTGTAAATGATATTATTACATGAGCAACTATGTTTATATGAGTTCTTGTAACTATAACACTCGTAGTATCCTGATTTCTATTTATTTTGGCTTGATGAGATGAAAAAATGGCAGAAAGATGAAAATCATGAGCCAAATACTCTCTAATTGGACTATTACTTGTTATTTTCAGTTATACAATTATAAGAGCGATTCAGTTCCTTGCTGCATGATAA
- a CDS encoding RAMP superfamily CRISPR-associated protein — translation MKNIKASIITPIHINNGEFYERLDYFIRESQLYIVEPTWIQKITDKKIFDGIISSLEAGKFKNLENYKSKLDLSEIKIIDSVKIKKQALETLNNFGDKNNQGQIKKFFADKFTNTPIIPGSTLKGIFRSVFLFANADNNYKNSFSKEQVQDLEKKANDYFKFIGFADTKIQNPNKSIQKILGVNKKTSTGKQEGVPQVVETVDTGDFDINIESSNGTNIDLWSDFEKTIKEYSNILITREEQILNNIGIQTDFIDKLYELYDQGKYPIKIGMFKKSLSYKMFWEELLSNEVYYFDKKKQKDIMDLDMARKVGVGDKSIYLDEDQNPMGWIVLEF, via the coding sequence ATGAAAAATATAAAAGCATCTATTATCACTCCCATACATATAAATAATTGAGAATTTTATGAAAGACTTGATTATTTTATAAGAGAATCTCAGTTATATATTGTAGAACCTACTTGGATACAAAAAATTACGGATAAAAAAATATTTGACTGAATAATAAGCTCACTAGAAGCATGAAAATTTAAGAATCTAGAAAACTACAAATCCAAACTAGATTTATCTGAAATAAAAATTATTGATTCTGTAAAAATAAAAAAACAAGCTTTGGAAACTCTTAATAACTTTGGTGATAAAAACAATCAATGACAAATCAAAAAATTTTTTGCTGACAAATTCACAAACACTCCAATTATTCCTGGAAGTACTTTGAAGGGAATATTTAGGAGTGTTTTTTTGTTTGCCAATGCAGATAATAACTATAAAAATTCTTTTAGTAAAGAACAAGTTCAAGATTTAGAAAAAAAAGCTAATGATTATTTCAAATTTATTTGATTTGCTGATACAAAGATACAAAATCCAAATAAATCAATACAAAAGATACTATGAGTAAACAAAAAAACTTCTACTTGAAAACAAGAATGAGTGCCTCAAGTGGTAGAAACTGTTGATACTGGAGATTTTGATATAAATATAGAATCAAGTAATTGAACTAATATTGATTTATGGTCTGACTTTGAAAAAACAATCAAAGAATATTCAAATATTTTGATAACAAGAGAAGAGCAGATATTAAACAATATTTGAATCCAAACAGATTTTATTGATAAGCTTTATGAATTATATGATCAATGAAAATACCCAATCAAAATAGGTATGTTCAAAAAAAGCTTGTCTTACAAGATGTTTTGGGAAGAATTGCTATCAAATGAGGTTTATTATTTTGACAAGAAAAAACAAAAAGATATTATGGATCTTGATATGGCTCGTAAAGTTTGAGTGTGAGATAAATCTATATATCTTGATGAAGACCAAAATCCAATGTGATGGATAGTTTTGGAGTTTTAA
- a CDS encoding divergent PAP2 family protein has protein sequence MIPYFAIPIFVGVTLQLIKILVDFWNDRKVSVESLWRAGGLPSVHSGISSSITTLMLFEFGYDSAEFAIAFTFAFLFWYDSMNIRYEAGKHAKYLNKINTQLKNVLEFSDKYTAFKERLGHTFWEVIGGIIVGFLLTVTIYFVLN, from the coding sequence ATGATTCCATACTTTGCAATTCCAATTTTTGTATGAGTAACTCTTCAATTAATAAAAATATTGGTGGATTTTTGGAATGATAGAAAGGTTAGTGTTGAAAGTTTATGGAGAGCTTGAGGGCTTCCTTCAGTACATAGTGGTATATCTTCTAGTATAACTACATTAATGCTTTTTGAGTTTGGATATGATTCTGCTGAATTTGCAATAGCATTTACATTTGCATTTTTGTTTTGGTATGATAGTATGAATATAAGATATGAGGCATGAAAACATGCAAAATATCTTAATAAAATTAATACTCAGCTAAAAAATGTTTTAGAGTTTTCTGATAAATATACTGCATTCAAAGAAAGACTTGGTCATACTTTTTGGGAGGTGATATGAGGTATAATTGTTTGATTTTTATTAACTGTTACTATTTATTTTGTGTTGAATTAA